A stretch of the Vigna radiata var. radiata cultivar VC1973A chromosome 7, Vradiata_ver6, whole genome shotgun sequence genome encodes the following:
- the LOC106769528 gene encoding transmembrane protein 64, with the protein MTYYDNDGGRREEVVLDVAYTIRPDDGNGDYAKLRAGPDDVSPLGAAVEPSVPTIRATVLYWVKLVLLFLCLGFLAVVALVWIGPYCMDKGVIPIINWETETFSTPILTVLVFASVAIFPTLLLPSTPSMWVAGMTFGYGFGFLLIISAAAIGVSLPFIIGKTFHHKIEGWLEKYPKKASILRSAGGGNWFHQFRAVALIRISPFPYLIFNYCAVATNVKYGPYIVGSLVGMVPEIFVAIYTGILIRTLADASHEKHSLSAPQIILNVAGFCITVATTIFITAFARRRLDELQKEEETLLQ; encoded by the exons ATGACGTATTACGATAATGATGGTGGTCGGAGAGAGGAGGTGGTGCTGGATGTTGCCTACACAATCCGACCCGATGATGGTAATGGGGACTATGCGAAATTGAGGGCCGGTCCCGACGACGTTTCTCCACTGGGTGCGGCAGTGGAGCCTTCTGTGCCGACGATAAGAGCCACCGTGTTGTATTGGGTGAAattggttttgttgtttttatgccTGGGGTTTTTGGCTGTCGTTGCTCTCGTCTGGATTGGACCCTATTGCATGGACAAG GGGGTTATTCCGATAATAAATTGGGAGACAGAGACTTTCAGTACTCCAATATTAACTGTTTTGGTGTTTGCCTCCGTAGCAATATTCCCAACCTTACTCTTGCCGTCTACACCTTCCATGTGGGTGGCTGGAATGACTTTTGGTTATGGCTTTGGGTTCTTGCTAATTATATCTGCAGCAGCTATTGGTGTATCACTCCCTTTTATCATTGGCAAAACCTTCCACCATAAAATTGAG GGGTGGTTGGAGAAGTATCCAAAGAAGGCTTCTATTCTAAGGTCTGCTGGTGGAGGGAACTGGTTTCATCAGTTCCGGGCTGTTGCCTTAATCAGAATTTCCCCATTCCCATACTTAATCTTCAACTATTGTGCTGTGGCAACAAATGTTAAGTATGGGCCTTATATAGTTGGATCCTTGGTAGGAATGGTGCCGGAAATATTTGTTGCAATCTACAC TGGAATTTTGATTCGTACATTGGCTGATGCTTCACATGAAAAACATTCTCTATCTGCCCCACAAATTATTCTGAATGTTGCCGGCTTCTGCATAACTGTAGCGACAACCATCTTTATCACAGCTTTTGCCAGGAGACGGCTTGATGAGTTACAGAAGGAGGAGGAGACATTGCTACAATAG
- the LOC111241970 gene encoding zinc finger A20 and AN1 domain-containing stress-associated protein 7-like: MGSQSNNGISYPTSEANLCANNCGFFGTPDKGNFCSKCYKQLCLQVQPSVIDSLLCPSAPQALLDEVKPSSSVEQSPPCAAGPSKPKNRCGHCNRKVGLTGFLCKCGTIFCGVHRYPEKHECTYDFKAAGRETISKENPTIKGDKVQRF, translated from the coding sequence ATGGGTTCTCAATCTAACAATGGCATCAGCTACCCCACTTCAGAGGCCAATCTCTGCGCCAACAACTGCGGTTTCTTCGGCACTCCTGATAAAGGAAACTTCTGTTCCAAATGCTACAAGCAACTTTGTCTCCAGGTGCAGCCTTCTGTGATAGACTCTCTCTTATGTCCCTCCGCGCCGCAAGCGCTTCTTGACGAGGTAAAGCCATCCTCTTCGGTCGAGCAGTCGCCGCCGTGCGCGGCTGGGCCTTCCAAACCCAAGAATCGATGCGGGCATTGTAACAGAAAAGTGGGTTTAACCGGGTTCCTGTGCAAGTGTGGGACCATCTTCTGCGGGGTGCACCGTTACCCGGAGAAGCACGAGTGTACCTATGACTTCAAGGCTGCAGGGCGTGAAACGATTTCTAAGGAAAATCCTACTATAAAGGGTGACAAGGTGCAAaggttttag